The bacterium genome includes the window AAGGCGCTCGACCACGAGATGGAAGGAACGCATACCGAAATCGGTCTCATGCTCGCCCGTAAATATAACGAGAGCGAGATGATTCTGGATGCCATTGCATCGCTCCACGAGGATCAGGAACCGCGGTTCCTTATCTCATCTATCGTACAGGCGGCGGATACCGTTTCCTGCGCCCGCCCCGGCGCACGGCGCGAGGACCTCGAATCGTATATCAAACGTCTCGAACGTCTCGAAGAGCTGGCCGATTCATTCGACGGGGTCGAGAAGACCTATGCCATCCAGGCAGGCCGTGAGATCAGGGTGATGGTCAATACCGATCTGATCGACGATGCTCATGCGGACCAGCTTTCATACGATATTGCCGAAAAAATCGAAAAAGACCTCGATTATCCCGGGCAGATCAAGGTTACCGTTATTCGGGAGATGCGCGCTGTCCAGTATGCCCGATAGGAGGGTGGTTCATAAGATTTAATGGAACGTGGATTAACGCGGATCGGACTGATTAACGCGGATTTATTATTACAATTAATCATTTTTTATGCGAACGATTAATAATTACTAACAATAGAATAAATAATCATTTATGTCAATTTATGACTTTGTGGTGAAAAATTTTATGAACAATCCGTGCTGGCAGCTTATATCAAAAGACGGTGTTTTTCATAAGTTTTTTTAGGAGGATTATTGAAAATACTTTTTGTCGGCGATATCTTCGGAAAACCCGGTAAATACGCGGCATCGGTATTCATTCCGAAGATTGTCGGGGAACGCGGTGTCGATCTTTGCATAGCCAACGGTGAGAATGCCGCCGGAGGATTCGGCATCACCGATAATATAGCCCAGAAGATGTTCAGCTACGGAATCGATGTCATTACCTCCGGCAATCATATCTGGGATCGTGCGGAAGCCCATCAGATTCTCGAACGCGAATCGGTGCGTCTGCTCAGACCCGCGAATTATCCCCCGAAAGTGCCGGGGAAAGGGTATACGGTAGTCGAGACGAAGAACGGGATAAAGGTGGGAGTTCTGAACCTCCAGGGCCGGATATTCATGTCGCCGATTGACTGTCCCTTCCGCGCCGCCGATGATATTCTGGAGAACCTGCGCCTGAAGACAAAGGTAATTATCGTTGATTTTCATGCCGAAGCGACATCGGAAAAGATGGCGCTCGGATGGTATCTCGATGGCAGAGTGAGCGCGGTGCTCGGCACCCACACTCATGTGATGACCGCCGATGAGCGTATACTTCCCAAGGGAACGGCGTTTATTTCCGATGTGGGCATGACCGGTCCGCATAATTCCATAATTGGTGTGAAAATCGAGCAGTCGCTTCCGAGAATTTTACGTCAGATTCCGACCCGGTTTTCCCCCGCCGAGGATGGTATCATGTTTTCCGCGGTCCTTGTGGAAATAAATGAAAAAACAGGGGGCGCGCTCATGATCGAACGTATTTTCGAGCATGCCGATGAGTGAGGGGAGCATGACCGGCGAACGGGAGCTCTATTCGAAGCGTCTGACCATAACCGAGCTCACGCGGATCATCAAAATGCTCCTTGAGGAAAGCATCCCGACAATCAAGGTGGAAGGCGAGGTATCGAATTATGTCCACCATGCATCGGGGCACCGGTATTTTACCCTCAAGGATGAAAACTGCCAGATAAAGTGTGTCATGTTCAAGTGGCAGGCGGTTAACATCGATTTTGCGCCCGGGGAAGGCATGAAGGTCGAAGCGCTCGGGAATGTGACGGTATATGAGCGCGGCGGACAGTATCAGTTCAATGTCATACGGCTCATGCCCCTTGGACGCGGCGAGCTGCTGGCCCGCATGGAGGAACTCAAAAAGAAACTTGCCGCCGAAGGCCTGTTTGACAATAATCGTCCTCTTCCACTCTATCCGGCTACAGTCGGGGTGGTTACATCGCCAACCGGAGCGGCAATCCGTGACATTATCACGGTCATGAGGAGGAGAGCGCCTCATGTCAGGATAATCCTGAGGCCGGCGCTCGTCCAGGGCGAGGGAGCGGCTGCGGATATCGCCCAGGGAATCGGTGACCTCAACGGGCGGACGGATGTCGAGGTCATTATTGTCGGCAGAGGCGGAGGCTCTATAGAAGACCTGTGGTGTTTCAACGAGGAAACCGTGGCGCGGGCGATAGCCGGGTCGAGGATTCCCGTGGTTTCGGCAGTCGGCCATGAGATCGATTTCACCATTGCAGATTTTGCCGCGGATGTACGAGCTCCGACACCGTCCGCCGCAGCCGAGATTGTGGTAAGGAATACGGCCGAGGTAAAGCAGGAGATTGCATACGCGGTTTCAAGGCTCCGTCAGGGAGTACTCGGAAAACTGGATGACCTGACTGCCCGTGTTTCATATGTACGGAAAGGATTGAGCGCCGACCGGTTTATCGATATGCTTTCGATGAAAAGCCAGACAGTCGATGAGATGACCATGAGGATGAAAGGCGCTTTGACCCTCGGTCTGGCCCGGCGCGAAACCGCTCTTGAACGGCTGAAAAGCACCATTACCGCTATGAATCCCCGGGCGGTGCTCACACGGGGATACTCCATCGTTTACCTGAAGCGTGACGAGAGGGTCGTGAACGACCGTTCGATGGTTAAGCCCGGTGACGGGATAACTGTCGAGCTTGCCCGCGGTCGTCTCGATGCAACGGTAGAGGGAACCTATGACTGACAGAAAAAAGAAGAACATACCCGGACAGGAAGATATTTTCGGCCAGAATGAGACACCGGAAACAGCGACAGAAGAACAACCCGACAGCGCTTCGTTCGAGATGCTGCTGAAACGGCTCGAAGAGATCGTGAACACCATGGAAAGCGGCGGGCTCAGCCTCGATGAGTCACTGAAGCTCTATGAAGAGGGAGTCAAAAAAGCCGACAAACTCACCGCAATGCTCGCTGAAGCCCGTAACAGGGTCATGAAACTCGTCGGTGACAAGAACGGCGGGGCGGTACTCGAATCCTTTGAAGAGGAAGACATATCGTGAGCCCCGAAGACTTTCTCGCGATTCAGAAGGATCGTGTAAACACATATCTCGACAGGTATCTTCTGCCCGAGACAGCGGAGCCGGTAAGCATTCACAAGGCTATCAGGTACAGCGTGTTTTCGGGCGGAAAACGTTTCAGAGCCGGTTTGTGCATTGCGGCCTGCGAGGCATTCGGCGGAGATTCGGAACGGGCGCTTCCCGTCGCATCGGGTATCGAGCTCATCC containing:
- a CDS encoding TIGR00282 family metallophosphoesterase; protein product: MKILFVGDIFGKPGKYAASVFIPKIVGERGVDLCIANGENAAGGFGITDNIAQKMFSYGIDVITSGNHIWDRAEAHQILERESVRLLRPANYPPKVPGKGYTVVETKNGIKVGVLNLQGRIFMSPIDCPFRAADDILENLRLKTKVIIVDFHAEATSEKMALGWYLDGRVSAVLGTHTHVMTADERILPKGTAFISDVGMTGPHNSIIGVKIEQSLPRILRQIPTRFSPAEDGIMFSAVLVEINEKTGGALMIERIFEHADE
- the xseB gene encoding exodeoxyribonuclease VII small subunit, whose translation is MLLKRLEEIVNTMESGGLSLDESLKLYEEGVKKADKLTAMLAEARNRVMKLVGDKNGGAVLESFEEEDIS
- the xseA gene encoding exodeoxyribonuclease VII large subunit, which gives rise to MTGERELYSKRLTITELTRIIKMLLEESIPTIKVEGEVSNYVHHASGHRYFTLKDENCQIKCVMFKWQAVNIDFAPGEGMKVEALGNVTVYERGGQYQFNVIRLMPLGRGELLARMEELKKKLAAEGLFDNNRPLPLYPATVGVVTSPTGAAIRDIITVMRRRAPHVRIILRPALVQGEGAAADIAQGIGDLNGRTDVEVIIVGRGGGSIEDLWCFNEETVARAIAGSRIPVVSAVGHEIDFTIADFAADVRAPTPSAAAEIVVRNTAEVKQEIAYAVSRLRQGVLGKLDDLTARVSYVRKGLSADRFIDMLSMKSQTVDEMTMRMKGALTLGLARRETALERLKSTITAMNPRAVLTRGYSIVYLKRDERVVNDRSMVKPGDGITVELARGRLDATVEGTYD